The Phaeocystidibacter marisrubri DNA segment AGGGCGCGTGCCTCGGTCAAATCCGCACTGCACTCTTCATTCTCCTGTAATAAATTCTCATTGGCGGCAGCCAGCGCGTCGTATTTATCTTGAAGTTCTTGATGAACCTTTGAAGAAACACAACTACTCAAGATTAATGAGCCAGCCGCTACGGCCAATAGACTCTTTGTAATTCTCATGTTGTTATGGTGTTTATCTACCAACGAACGAAGTTAGTATCTCGCATGACTGACCTCGTGCCTCGGTCTAATTTTCTCTTAACCGTCCATTGTTAATACCTGCGGGCATAAAAAAACCCCAACCATGGGCTGGGGTTCTATATATCTCTACTGGGATTTCTTAGTCCAATACAAAGCGTGCTTCTTGCACTTTCGCATCACCAATGTAAATCTCTACGGTGTATGTTCCTTTCACCCAGTCTTCTTTGTCGTACGACAAACAAACATTCTGATCGGTGTTTTCATACCATACACTCTTGCTAGCGGTAAAGAACAATTCATTGCCTTGAACCATGAACTTGTTGGTTGCAAGACTGTCGTTTTGGTTTACAACTACCTTCAATTCTGGAGTAAGAACGCGCATGTACACTTGACGCTCACCCTTTTCGGCAATCGCATTTGCTCCGATAGTGAAACACGCTTTCACGCGCTCTGCTCTGCGGGCACGCTCTGTTTCATCTTCTTCACCACTACTGTATACTTTGTAAGCACCAGCATTGATGGAAGTGAGTTGCAATTGAGAACCTACTTCCACTTCGTTTTGAAGCTCACGAGCTTGGTTAGTCAACTCTTCTGAACGAATGCGCTCTGCATCAAGATTCACTACCAAGGAGTCCTTCACATCTTCAAGCTTGGCATAGGCTTTATTCACGCTATCAACAACAGCAGTGAGGCGATCCACTTCTTTACGCTTGCTTACCGCTTCATTTCTCCAACGGCTCAACTGGCGATCAGACACTTCTTTGGCATTCGACACACTATCGATCATGCTAAGCAATCGAGCCTCTCTCTCAACAATGTAGGCATCCATACTGTCGTTGTTGGATTCCAAACCGCGAATATCAGCCAAAGACTGCTCGAGGTTAGATTGAATAAGCTCAAGTTCTGCAGAAGCATCCTTTACTTCTTTATCCTTTTCCATCAACATGTAACCCAAACCACCAACGGCGAGAAGGAGAATAATGATAATGGCGATTAAACCTTTGTTGCTTTTTTTCTTTTGAGATGTCGGTTCGCTCATAATGACTGTTTTAAATTGGAGTCAGAACAAAGTAAATGCTTTTTCTATAACAGCGTACAAATCAATCTATCAGAATGTGCTGACAATTTGGATGGACGCCATATTCCCTAAGCGATGTTTGGTCTGCTTTTCCGTACTGAGCCCTGCGGAAAACGCATGTTGCCATACCTGTTTAGATGCCCTTCCTCTTTGGCCTAGCGAACAAGATCCTGAAGAATTTGCCAATCAACTCTTTGGAGGTAGGGTGAAAATTGAAGGTCTACAGGTTCACTATCCCTTTCATTCTCCCTCTGCCATTCAGCACTTGTTACACGCGGTGAAGTACGATGGAAACACAACATTGGCAAAAGAGCTGGGCGTCCGTTTAGGACGACGATGGACGGGTCTACTACCCAGCGAAACGATCATCACCCCAGTACCACTTCATCCTTTCAAAATGAAAAACAGAGGGTACAATCAAAGTTGGCACATTGCTCGTGGAATAGGGAATTCAACTCACCTCAACTGCGAAATACTCCTTCGTCGAACTGTTCACACCCCTTCTCAAACCGCGCTGTCTAGAGAAGAACGATGGAAGAATATGGAGGGTATTTTTGAAATCGCAGATGGAGTAAACCTTGTTGGAAGTACGGTTTTGTTGGTGGATGATACTTTGACTACGGGTGCGACGTTGGAGAGCTGTGCCCACACCTTGTTGAAGGCCGGAGTATCGAAGGTTTATGCTACTGCCATTGCCTATGCTTCATAATCCGAAACTTCCTCAATATTCCCGTAATTTGCGGCCATAAACACGAACAATGATTCGAGGACTCATTCGACTAATCGCCATTTTTCTATTCGTTACCGGCTGCGCGGTACAGTCGACCCCAGATGGAGGTGCCAAAGATGAAACCCCTCCAGCAATTGTAGGTTCTTATCCGGCAAACCGAAGTACCAACTTTACAGGCAATACCATCGAAATTGAGTTTGATGAATATGTCAAAGTGGACGGATTCTCCTCTCAATTCATCTCTTCGCCTCCACTGAAATACAAGGTGGAACACAAGCTGAGAAAGAAGACACTTACTCTCACTATTACCGACACTCTCCGAGAAAACACCACGTATACCTTCTCGTTCGGTAACGCCATCAAAGACATTACGGAGAACAATGCGCAAACGGAATTCAAATACGTCTTTTCTACAGGCGCTATTCTCGATTCGCAAATTGTAGCTGGACAAGTCATTGACGCCTACTCCACTTTAGATCAAAAAGGAGTAATGGTGGCACTTTACGAAGGCGATGCCGAAGATTCTGTATTCATGAAAGCGCCGCCATTGTACTACGGCCTTACCGATGAACACGGACATTTCTCTATTGAAAACGTAGCGCCAGGAGCGTACCGCCTGATGGCAATGAAGGATCTTGATTTTAACTACCAATGGACAGGGGCTGCGGAGGCTTTGGGGTATATTGACACTTTACTTCAATCTAGCTACAACCCAGTTGTTACCATCCCTCTTTTCAAAGCGGAAACTCCATATAAATTTTACCGCGCCAAGTATGCTGATTTCGGAAAGATAGAGATGTACTTCTCCAAACCTCCCGGAGCCCTTCAAATTGAGCGCTTAGACACCGTTACTTCAGAGTACGTGATTGAGAGACCTGAAAACGGCGACACCCTCATCTTTTGGACCAACATCTGGAAAAGTGGAAGCACAGGAGAATGGCTCATTACCCATTTAGAAACGGGAACACAAGATACCATGTCGGTTCGTTTCACAGATAAAGACACGACTAAATTCCGATTGGACTGGGGAACCAAACCGCCGTTTTCACCCACCGACTCCATTTGTTTTTCGGCCAAAACACCCATTGTTCAATTCGATCCTTCCAAGATTCACTTGATTCTCGACACCCTCCACACTCCTTTTTCAATAGATTATTCGGGCGTGAGAAGTCTTGCTCTCTCCACACGTTTGGAATATGGTCAAACATTAAAATGGATTGTAGACTCCGGCGCTGTAACCGATATGTTTGGTCGGGTAAACGATAGTTTTGCTCAGGGATTTAAGGTCTTAAACGACAATGAACTCTCCATTTTTCACATGAGTGTTCGTTCCGATTCAACCTTTCCCAAAGTCATTGAGATCTTCAACAATGATGAGGCAATCTTGTACCGAAATACGTTTACAGACGACATTAATATCAGTCTGTACGACATTCATCCACAGGAACTCAAGGCACGTGTGATCTACGATGTCAATGAAAATGGTAGATGGGACACTGGTAACTACTTCGAAAATCGTCAGCCTGAAAAAGTCATCTACCTCACCAAGACCGTTGAATTAAGGGCCAATTGGGAGATTGAAGAAGTTTGGAACATCCGTTAATCCAAAGTAAAGGTATCCCTGTCGTTTAAGAAGCGAAATCGCTCACGTGTAGCACTCAAATCTGACTTGGACAAGGTTGCCTTTACCACTTCTGTAGTGTTGGGCTGTGCGGCTGAAACCGTTTCTCCCAAGGGATTCAATACTACGCTATCCCCAGAGTGATCAATCCCGTTGCCATCCTCGCCCACTCTATTCAAACCAACCACATACGACATGTTCTCAATGGCTCGAGCTACTAAAAGTGACTTCCAAGGGTAACTGCGACGAGCGGGCCAGTTGGCCACATAGAACAGCAAATCGTAATCGTCGTCATTTCTGGCCCAAACAGGGAATCTCAAATCATAGCAAATCTGTGGTCGGATTCTCCAGCCCTTGTATTCCCAAGTAGATCGAGTCTGGCCTGCCGAATACTCTTCGTGTTCGCCAG contains these protein-coding regions:
- a CDS encoding ATP-binding protein, translating into MSEPTSQKKKSNKGLIAIIIILLLAVGGLGYMLMEKDKEVKDASAELELIQSNLEQSLADIRGLESNNDSMDAYIVEREARLLSMIDSVSNAKEVSDRQLSRWRNEAVSKRKEVDRLTAVVDSVNKAYAKLEDVKDSLVVNLDAERIRSEELTNQARELQNEVEVGSQLQLTSINAGAYKVYSSGEEDETERARRAERVKACFTIGANAIAEKGERQVYMRVLTPELKVVVNQNDSLATNKFMVQGNELFFTASKSVWYENTDQNVCLSYDKEDWVKGTYTVEIYIGDAKVQEARFVLD
- a CDS encoding ComF family protein produces the protein MLTIWMDAIFPKRCLVCFSVLSPAENACCHTCLDALPLWPSEQDPEEFANQLFGGRVKIEGLQVHYPFHSPSAIQHLLHAVKYDGNTTLAKELGVRLGRRWTGLLPSETIITPVPLHPFKMKNRGYNQSWHIARGIGNSTHLNCEILLRRTVHTPSQTALSREERWKNMEGIFEIADGVNLVGSTVLLVDDTLTTGATLESCAHTLLKAGVSKVYATAIAYAS
- a CDS encoding Ig-like domain-containing domain codes for the protein MIRGLIRLIAIFLFVTGCAVQSTPDGGAKDETPPAIVGSYPANRSTNFTGNTIEIEFDEYVKVDGFSSQFISSPPLKYKVEHKLRKKTLTLTITDTLRENTTYTFSFGNAIKDITENNAQTEFKYVFSTGAILDSQIVAGQVIDAYSTLDQKGVMVALYEGDAEDSVFMKAPPLYYGLTDEHGHFSIENVAPGAYRLMAMKDLDFNYQWTGAAEALGYIDTLLQSSYNPVVTIPLFKAETPYKFYRAKYADFGKIEMYFSKPPGALQIERLDTVTSEYVIERPENGDTLIFWTNIWKSGSTGEWLITHLETGTQDTMSVRFTDKDTTKFRLDWGTKPPFSPTDSICFSAKTPIVQFDPSKIHLILDTLHTPFSIDYSGVRSLALSTRLEYGQTLKWIVDSGAVTDMFGRVNDSFAQGFKVLNDNELSIFHMSVRSDSTFPKVIEIFNNDEAILYRNTFTDDINISLYDIHPQELKARVIYDVNENGRWDTGNYFENRQPEKVIYLTKTVELRANWEIEEVWNIR
- a CDS encoding amidohydrolase — encoded protein: MNELHVSLVQTSLHWEDAKLNRQMFDEHLSEIQKTDVIFLPEMFSTGFSMRPSEVAEPMSGETVTWMKEKAKALNAVVTGSVVITENGKFYNRLIWAEPSGEIKHYDKRHRFSYAGEHEEYSAGQTRSTWEYKGWRIRPQICYDLRFPVWARNDDDYDLLFYVANWPARRSYPWKSLLVARAIENMSYVVGLNRVGEDGNGIDHSGDSVVLNPLGETVSAAQPNTTEVVKATLSKSDLSATRERFRFLNDRDTFTLD